The Brevibacillus humidisoli DNA segment CGGGGCGACAAAACTGCCGATTAAAACATGCGCGGCAATCGGGCAGCCTCCATCCGATGAGCCTCTTCCCATTCTCGCAACTGCTGATCCCGTCGGTAGTGGGCGTAACGCTCTTCAAACGTTTTGACTCTGCGCTCAATCCTTACGGTAAAGAACAAAAAGTGAAAAACCATCCTGCTTCACCTCCTTTCAAGGTAGTGGTCGATTATCGTTTTGCAGACAGAAAAAGACCGTGGGAACAGGTAGCATTCCTACGGTCTTGACTACGACTAGGCGAAGACGAATCAGCAGCAGATCAAATACTTGATTACGGAGGCCAGTACCCTGCAGCGGCTGCGGTGGCGACAACTGACCTGTCACCAAGCCTTCATCTCTCAGGCTGTCATGTGATGGCGAGAAAAGAAAAACCGTATGAAGCTGACAACGCAGCGACCTACGGCTTGTTCCAC contains these protein-coding regions:
- a CDS encoding YrzI family small protein, yielding MVFHFLFFTVRIERRVKTFEERYAHYRRDQQLREWEEAHRMEAARLPRMF